From one Anopheles bellator chromosome 1, idAnoBellAS_SP24_06.2, whole genome shotgun sequence genomic stretch:
- the LOC131206236 gene encoding pyruvate carboxylase, mitochondrial isoform X2 produces the protein MQLFSAQLALAGLRRTSQARLWATSKYAYSSQVEYKPIRSVLVANRGEIAIRVFRACTELGIRSVAVYSEQDKMHMHRQKADESYMVGKGLAPVEAYLNIPEVIRVCKENDVDAVHPGYGFLSERSDFAQAVIDAGLRFIGPSPKVVQQMGDKVAARQAAIEAGVPIVPGTDGPVTTKEEAVEFCRKHGLPVIFKAAYGGGGRGMRVVRKMDEVEDNFLRASSEAKAAFGNGAMFIEKFIERPRHIEVQLLGDKAGNVVHLYERDCSVQRRHQKVVEIAPAPRLPVEVRDKMTEYAVRLARHVGYENAGTVEFLADESGNFYFIEVNARLQVEHTVTEEITGIDLVQSQIRVAEGMTLPELGYTQENIRPQGYAIQCRVTTEDPANDFQPNTGRLEVFRSGEGMGIRLDSASAYAGAIISPYYDSLLVKVISHASDLQSSASKMNRALREFRIRGVKTNIPFLLNVLENQKFLNGVLDTYFIDEHPQLFRFAKTKNRAQKLLNYLGEVLVNGPTTPLATKLKPAEVNPHVPQLPLVTEPPRGFKQILQEQGPAGFAKAVRAQKNLLLMDTTFRDAHQSLLATRVRTHDLLKISPFVAHKFNNLYSLENWGGATFDVALRFLHECPWERLEEMRKQIPNIPFQMLLRGANAVGYTNYPDNVVYKFCDLSVQCGMDIFRVFDSLNYLPNLILGMEAAGNAGGVVEAAISYTGDVSDPKRTKYDLKYYTNLADELVKAGTHVLCIKDMAGLLKPQAARLLITAIREKHPDVPIHIHTHDTSGAGVASMLACAEAGADVVDVAVDSMSGMTSQPSMGAVVASLQGTGLDTGLALPDISEYSAYWEQTRTLYAPFECTTTMKSGNADVYMNEIPGGQYTNLQFQAYSLGLGDFFEDVKKAYREANLLLGDIIKVTPSSKVVGDLAQFMVQNHLTADQVLERAEELSFPKSVVEFLQGAIGTPHGGFPEPLRSRVLKDMPRIEGRPGAQLAPLDLDALKKSLLESHPDVSDRDVMSAALYPQVTNDFLNFRDTYGPVDKLNTRVFLTGPKVGEEFEVSIEKGKTLGFKTLAMAEDLTANGEREVFFELNGQLRSVLIRDKEAVKELHIHPKAAKGNKNEVGAPMPGSVIEIKVKVGDHVEKGQPLVVLSAMKMEMVVQSPRAGVVKTLDISNGMKLEGEDLLLTLE, from the exons atgcaGCTCTTCAGTGCGCAGCTCGCCTTGGCAGGATTACGGCGCACGAGCCAGGCCCGCCTGTGGGCGACGAGCAAATATGCTTACTCCAGCCAGGTCGAGTACAAGCCCATACGGTCCGTGCTGGTTGCCAACCGTGGAGAGATCGCCATCCGTGTATTCCGCGCCTGTACCGAATTGGGCATTCGGTCAGTAGCCGTGTACTCGGAGCAAGACAAGATGCATATGCACCGTCAGAAGGCGGACGAATCGTACATGGTCGGAAAAGGATTGGCCCCGGTGGAAGCGTACTTGAACATTCCGGAAGTTATACGAGTATGTAAGGAAAACGACGTCGATGCTGTACACCCTGG CTATGGATTTCTGTCGGAACGGTCAGACTTTGCCCAAGCAGTCATTGATGCCGGACTAAGATTCATTGGGCCTTCGCCGAAGGTCGTGCAACAGATGGGGGATAAAGTGGCCGCCCGTCAGGCAGCCATCGAAGCCGGTGTACCTATCGTGCCCGGAACCGATGGTCCGGTGACTACGAAAGAGGAAGCTGTGGAGTTCTGTCGTAAGCACGGTCTGCCGGTTATCTTTAAGGCGGCctatggtggtggtggccgtggaaTGCGTGTCGTGCGCAAGATGGACGAAGTGGAGGACAACTTCCTGCGCGCCAGTTCCGAGGCCAAGGCAGCATTTGGAAATGGGGCAATGTTTATCGAGAAATTTATCGAACGTCCCCGCCACATTGAGGTACAGCTTCTGGGGGACAAAGCCGGCAACGTGGTGCACCTGTACGAGCGTGATTGTTCCGTGCAACGCCGGCACCAAAAGGTGGTCGAAATAGCTCCTGCCCCTCGGTTGCCGGTTGAAGTACGCGACAAAATGACCGAGTACGCCGTGCGTCTGGCACGCCATGTTGGCTACGAGAACGCCGGCACCGTGGAGTTCCTGGCAGACGAATCGGGCAACTTTTATTTCATCGAAGTAAACGCACGACTGCAGGTGGAGCACACCGTGACGGAAGAAATCACCGGCATCGACCTGGTGCAGTCACAAATACGCGTCGCGGAAGGAATGACTCTACCGGAGCTGGGCTACACCCAGGAGAACATCAGGCCGCAAGGCTATGCTATTCAGTGCCGCGTTACGACGGAGGATCCGGCGAATGACTTCCAGCCAAACACCGGTCGCCTAGAAGTGTTCCGCTCCGGTGAGGGCATGGGCATTCGTTTGGACAGTGCGTCGGCGTATGCCGGTGCGATCATTTCCCCGTACTACGACTCCTTGCTGGTGAAGGTGATATCGCATGCATCCGATTTGCAATCGTCAGCGTCGAAGATGAATCGCGCGTTGCGCGAATTCCGTATCCGGGGTGTGAAAACCAATATCCCGTTTCTGCTGAATGTGCTGGAAAACCAGAAATTCCTCAACGGCGTGCTGGACACGTACTTTATCGACGAGCATCCGCAGCTGTTCCGCTtcgcgaaaacgaaaaaccgcGCACAAAAGCTTCTCAACTACCTCGGCGAAGTGCTGGTAAATGGTCCAACCACACCGCTCGCTACGAAACTGAAACCTGCCGAAGTGAATCCCCATGTCCCGCAACTGCCGCTAG TTACAGAACCACCGCGTGGTTTCAAGCAAATTCTGCAGGAGCAGGGACCGGCAGGGTTCGCCAAGGCTGTCCGAGCGCAAAAGAATTTGCTCCTGATGGACACGACGTTCCGCGACGCGCACCAATCGCTGCTAGCTACCCGTGTCCGCACACACGATCTGCTGAAGATATCACCGTTCGTGGCGCACAAGTTCAACAATCTGTACTCGCTCGAAAACTGGGGCGGAGCTACCTTCGACGTGGCCCTGCGCTTCCTGCACGAGTGTCCTTGGGAGCGGTTGGAAGAAATGCGTAAACAGATTCCTAACATCCCGTTCCAAATGTTGCTGCGTGGGGCCAACGCCGTCGGGTACACCAACTACCCCGACAACGTGGTGTACAAGTTTTGTGATCTGTCG GTACAATGTGGTATGGACATTTTCCGAGTGTTTGATTCGCTCAACTACCTACCGAACTTGATCCTCGGCATGGAAGCGGCTGGCAATGCTGGCGGAGTGGTCGAAGCTGCTATCTCCTACACCGGGGACGTCAGCGATCCGAAGAGAACGAAATACGATCTGAAGTACTACACGAACCTGGCGGATGAGCTGGTCAAAGCGGGTACGCACGTGCTGTGTATAAAGGATATGGCAGGACTGTTGAAACCCCAAGCGGCACG GCTTCTTATAACGGCCATTCGCGAGAAGCATCCCGATGTGCCGATTCACATCCATACACACGACACGTCTGGTGCAGGTGTGGCTTCCATGTTGGCGTGTGCCGAAGCCGGCGCAGACGTGGTGGATGTGGCCGTTGATTCCATGTCCGGCATGACATCGCAGCCTAGCATGGGAGCAGTGGTGGCGTCCTTGCAGGGAACCGGCCTCGACACGGGACTGGCATTGCCCGACATCAGCGAGTACTCTGCGTACTGGGAGCAAACCCGTACGCTGTACGCACCGTTCGAGTGCACCACGACGATGAAGTCCGGAAACGCCGATGTGTACATGAACGAAATCCCTGGTGGACAGTACACCAACCTCCAGTTCCAGGCTTACTCGCTCGGGTTGGGTGATTTCTTCGAGGACGTTAAGAAGGCGTACCGCGAAGCAAACCTTCTTCTGGGTGATATCATCAAAGTGACGCCATCGTCCAAGGTGGTCGGTGATTTGGCCCAATTTATGGTGCAGAATCACTTGACGGCCGACCAGGTGCTGGAGCGTGCCGAGGAGCTGTCTTTCCCGAAGTCCGTCGTCGAGTTCCTGCAGGGTGCGATCGGTACACCACACGGTGGCTTCCCCGAGCCGCTCCGATCGCGCGTTCTCAAGGACATGCCACGCATCGAAGGCAGACCCGGTGCACAATTGGCACCGCTCGACTTAGATGCACTTAAAAAATCGCTCCTGGAATCTCACCCAGATGTGAGTGATCGCGACGTCATGTCGGCCGCGCTCTATCCACAGGTTACGAACGATTTCCTGAACTTCCGCGACACCTATGGACCCGTGGATAAGCTGAATACGCGCGTCTTCCTCACCGGTCCCAAAGTTGGGGAAGAATTTGAAGTGTCCATTGAGAAGGGCAAAACACTCGGATTCAAAACGCTCGCCATGGCCGAAGATCTTACCGCGAACGGTGAACGAGAGGTTTTCTTCGAACTAAACGGACAGCTGCGATCGGTGTTGATTCGCGATAAGGAAGCGGTTAAAGAGCTACACATTCACCCGAAGGCCGCAAagggcaacaaaaacgaagtCGGTGCACCGATGCCCGGTTCTGTGATTG AAATTAAAGTCAAGGTTGGCGATCACGTCGAAAAAGGACAaccgctggtggtgctgtcggCAATGAAGATGGAGATGGTTGTCCAGTCGCCACGCGCCGGTGTTGTCAAAACGTTGGATATCAGCAACGGCATGAAGCTGGAAGGAGAGGATCTATTGCTAACGCTGGAATGA
- the LOC131206236 gene encoding pyruvate carboxylase, mitochondrial isoform X1: MQLFSAQLALAGLRRTSQARLWATSKYAYSSQVEYKPIRSVLVANRGEIAIRVFRACTELGIRSVAVYSEQDKMHMHRQKADESYMVGKGLAPVEAYLNIPEVIRVCKENDVDAVHPGYGFLSERSDFAQAVIDAGLRFIGPSPKVVQQMGDKVAARQAAIEAGVPIVPGTDGPVTTKEEAVEFCRKHGLPVIFKAAYGGGGRGMRVVRKMDEVEDNFLRASSEAKAAFGNGAMFIEKFIERPRHIEVQLLGDKAGNVVHLYERDCSVQRRHQKVVEIAPAPRLPVEVRDKMTEYAVRLARHVGYENAGTVEFLADESGNFYFIEVNARLQVEHTVTEEITGIDLVQSQIRVAEGMTLPELGYTQENIRPQGYAIQCRVTTEDPANDFQPNTGRLEVFRSGEGMGIRLDSASAYAGAIISPYYDSLLVKVISHASDLQSSASKMNRALREFRIRGVKTNIPFLLNVLENQKFLNGVLDTYFIDEHPQLFRFAKTKNRAQKLLNYLGEVLVNGPTTPLATKLKPAEVNPHVPQLPLDLSPEALAEEEEGVRKVTEPPRGFKQILQEQGPAGFAKAVRAQKNLLLMDTTFRDAHQSLLATRVRTHDLLKISPFVAHKFNNLYSLENWGGATFDVALRFLHECPWERLEEMRKQIPNIPFQMLLRGANAVGYTNYPDNVVYKFCDLSVQCGMDIFRVFDSLNYLPNLILGMEAAGNAGGVVEAAISYTGDVSDPKRTKYDLKYYTNLADELVKAGTHVLCIKDMAGLLKPQAARLLITAIREKHPDVPIHIHTHDTSGAGVASMLACAEAGADVVDVAVDSMSGMTSQPSMGAVVASLQGTGLDTGLALPDISEYSAYWEQTRTLYAPFECTTTMKSGNADVYMNEIPGGQYTNLQFQAYSLGLGDFFEDVKKAYREANLLLGDIIKVTPSSKVVGDLAQFMVQNHLTADQVLERAEELSFPKSVVEFLQGAIGTPHGGFPEPLRSRVLKDMPRIEGRPGAQLAPLDLDALKKSLLESHPDVSDRDVMSAALYPQVTNDFLNFRDTYGPVDKLNTRVFLTGPKVGEEFEVSIEKGKTLGFKTLAMAEDLTANGEREVFFELNGQLRSVLIRDKEAVKELHIHPKAAKGNKNEVGAPMPGSVIEIKVKVGDHVEKGQPLVVLSAMKMEMVVQSPRAGVVKTLDISNGMKLEGEDLLLTLE, translated from the exons atgcaGCTCTTCAGTGCGCAGCTCGCCTTGGCAGGATTACGGCGCACGAGCCAGGCCCGCCTGTGGGCGACGAGCAAATATGCTTACTCCAGCCAGGTCGAGTACAAGCCCATACGGTCCGTGCTGGTTGCCAACCGTGGAGAGATCGCCATCCGTGTATTCCGCGCCTGTACCGAATTGGGCATTCGGTCAGTAGCCGTGTACTCGGAGCAAGACAAGATGCATATGCACCGTCAGAAGGCGGACGAATCGTACATGGTCGGAAAAGGATTGGCCCCGGTGGAAGCGTACTTGAACATTCCGGAAGTTATACGAGTATGTAAGGAAAACGACGTCGATGCTGTACACCCTGG CTATGGATTTCTGTCGGAACGGTCAGACTTTGCCCAAGCAGTCATTGATGCCGGACTAAGATTCATTGGGCCTTCGCCGAAGGTCGTGCAACAGATGGGGGATAAAGTGGCCGCCCGTCAGGCAGCCATCGAAGCCGGTGTACCTATCGTGCCCGGAACCGATGGTCCGGTGACTACGAAAGAGGAAGCTGTGGAGTTCTGTCGTAAGCACGGTCTGCCGGTTATCTTTAAGGCGGCctatggtggtggtggccgtggaaTGCGTGTCGTGCGCAAGATGGACGAAGTGGAGGACAACTTCCTGCGCGCCAGTTCCGAGGCCAAGGCAGCATTTGGAAATGGGGCAATGTTTATCGAGAAATTTATCGAACGTCCCCGCCACATTGAGGTACAGCTTCTGGGGGACAAAGCCGGCAACGTGGTGCACCTGTACGAGCGTGATTGTTCCGTGCAACGCCGGCACCAAAAGGTGGTCGAAATAGCTCCTGCCCCTCGGTTGCCGGTTGAAGTACGCGACAAAATGACCGAGTACGCCGTGCGTCTGGCACGCCATGTTGGCTACGAGAACGCCGGCACCGTGGAGTTCCTGGCAGACGAATCGGGCAACTTTTATTTCATCGAAGTAAACGCACGACTGCAGGTGGAGCACACCGTGACGGAAGAAATCACCGGCATCGACCTGGTGCAGTCACAAATACGCGTCGCGGAAGGAATGACTCTACCGGAGCTGGGCTACACCCAGGAGAACATCAGGCCGCAAGGCTATGCTATTCAGTGCCGCGTTACGACGGAGGATCCGGCGAATGACTTCCAGCCAAACACCGGTCGCCTAGAAGTGTTCCGCTCCGGTGAGGGCATGGGCATTCGTTTGGACAGTGCGTCGGCGTATGCCGGTGCGATCATTTCCCCGTACTACGACTCCTTGCTGGTGAAGGTGATATCGCATGCATCCGATTTGCAATCGTCAGCGTCGAAGATGAATCGCGCGTTGCGCGAATTCCGTATCCGGGGTGTGAAAACCAATATCCCGTTTCTGCTGAATGTGCTGGAAAACCAGAAATTCCTCAACGGCGTGCTGGACACGTACTTTATCGACGAGCATCCGCAGCTGTTCCGCTtcgcgaaaacgaaaaaccgcGCACAAAAGCTTCTCAACTACCTCGGCGAAGTGCTGGTAAATGGTCCAACCACACCGCTCGCTACGAAACTGAAACCTGCCGAAGTGAATCCCCATGTCCCGCAACTGCCGCTAG ACCTATCGCCGGAAGCACTAGCAGAGGAGGAAGAGGGTGTAAGGAAAG TTACAGAACCACCGCGTGGTTTCAAGCAAATTCTGCAGGAGCAGGGACCGGCAGGGTTCGCCAAGGCTGTCCGAGCGCAAAAGAATTTGCTCCTGATGGACACGACGTTCCGCGACGCGCACCAATCGCTGCTAGCTACCCGTGTCCGCACACACGATCTGCTGAAGATATCACCGTTCGTGGCGCACAAGTTCAACAATCTGTACTCGCTCGAAAACTGGGGCGGAGCTACCTTCGACGTGGCCCTGCGCTTCCTGCACGAGTGTCCTTGGGAGCGGTTGGAAGAAATGCGTAAACAGATTCCTAACATCCCGTTCCAAATGTTGCTGCGTGGGGCCAACGCCGTCGGGTACACCAACTACCCCGACAACGTGGTGTACAAGTTTTGTGATCTGTCG GTACAATGTGGTATGGACATTTTCCGAGTGTTTGATTCGCTCAACTACCTACCGAACTTGATCCTCGGCATGGAAGCGGCTGGCAATGCTGGCGGAGTGGTCGAAGCTGCTATCTCCTACACCGGGGACGTCAGCGATCCGAAGAGAACGAAATACGATCTGAAGTACTACACGAACCTGGCGGATGAGCTGGTCAAAGCGGGTACGCACGTGCTGTGTATAAAGGATATGGCAGGACTGTTGAAACCCCAAGCGGCACG GCTTCTTATAACGGCCATTCGCGAGAAGCATCCCGATGTGCCGATTCACATCCATACACACGACACGTCTGGTGCAGGTGTGGCTTCCATGTTGGCGTGTGCCGAAGCCGGCGCAGACGTGGTGGATGTGGCCGTTGATTCCATGTCCGGCATGACATCGCAGCCTAGCATGGGAGCAGTGGTGGCGTCCTTGCAGGGAACCGGCCTCGACACGGGACTGGCATTGCCCGACATCAGCGAGTACTCTGCGTACTGGGAGCAAACCCGTACGCTGTACGCACCGTTCGAGTGCACCACGACGATGAAGTCCGGAAACGCCGATGTGTACATGAACGAAATCCCTGGTGGACAGTACACCAACCTCCAGTTCCAGGCTTACTCGCTCGGGTTGGGTGATTTCTTCGAGGACGTTAAGAAGGCGTACCGCGAAGCAAACCTTCTTCTGGGTGATATCATCAAAGTGACGCCATCGTCCAAGGTGGTCGGTGATTTGGCCCAATTTATGGTGCAGAATCACTTGACGGCCGACCAGGTGCTGGAGCGTGCCGAGGAGCTGTCTTTCCCGAAGTCCGTCGTCGAGTTCCTGCAGGGTGCGATCGGTACACCACACGGTGGCTTCCCCGAGCCGCTCCGATCGCGCGTTCTCAAGGACATGCCACGCATCGAAGGCAGACCCGGTGCACAATTGGCACCGCTCGACTTAGATGCACTTAAAAAATCGCTCCTGGAATCTCACCCAGATGTGAGTGATCGCGACGTCATGTCGGCCGCGCTCTATCCACAGGTTACGAACGATTTCCTGAACTTCCGCGACACCTATGGACCCGTGGATAAGCTGAATACGCGCGTCTTCCTCACCGGTCCCAAAGTTGGGGAAGAATTTGAAGTGTCCATTGAGAAGGGCAAAACACTCGGATTCAAAACGCTCGCCATGGCCGAAGATCTTACCGCGAACGGTGAACGAGAGGTTTTCTTCGAACTAAACGGACAGCTGCGATCGGTGTTGATTCGCGATAAGGAAGCGGTTAAAGAGCTACACATTCACCCGAAGGCCGCAAagggcaacaaaaacgaagtCGGTGCACCGATGCCCGGTTCTGTGATTG AAATTAAAGTCAAGGTTGGCGATCACGTCGAAAAAGGACAaccgctggtggtgctgtcggCAATGAAGATGGAGATGGTTGTCCAGTCGCCACGCGCCGGTGTTGTCAAAACGTTGGATATCAGCAACGGCATGAAGCTGGAAGGAGAGGATCTATTGCTAACGCTGGAATGA
- the LOC131215391 gene encoding collagenase-like produces MSHVLAVVLLLCAGAPCVKCSTEPTAFPLPRHRVPSDSGNYHLPAHLAKIVNGQTAEKGQFPWQVSIRAALGRSVTVCGGSLIDAQWILTAAHCAHDYTVFQVGLGSIHLNVPRLTMSTVTKHVHPEFDPWRLTNDVALIRLPSPVPYSHEIYPIKLPINISPQESFVGLKTIVSGFGRTSDAVQSISTMLKYEYMRIISNAECSTVYGASIIRNTTLCALGFDRSNQNVCQGDSGGPMVLQQIDGSWVQIGIVSFVSSRGCSTGDPSGYIRTVNYLDWIAKTTALRTVGSVVKH; encoded by the exons ATGTCGCACGTATTGGCCgtagtgctgctgctctgTGCGGGTGCCCCCTGCGTAAAGTGCTCCACAGAG CCCACCGCCTTTCCCCTTCCCAGACACCGTGTGCCAAGTGACAGTGGCAACTACCATCTGCCAGCCCATCTCGCCAAGATCGTCAACGGGCAGACGGCGGAGAAAGGGCAGTTTCCTTGGCAGGTTTCGATCCGCGCAGCGCTTGGGCGTTCCGTTACCGTGTGCGGTGGTTCGCTGATCGACGCCCAGTGGATCCTGACTGCGGCCCACTGTGCCCACGACTACACCGTGTTTCAGGTCGGACTCGGATCGATTCACCTTAACGTACCGCGGCTCACGATGTCAACTGTCACCAAGCACGTGCACCCGGAGTTCGATCCGTGGCGGCTTACGAACGATGTGGCTCTTATCCGGTTACCATCGCCGGTTCCATACAGCCACGAGATTTACCCAATTAAGCTACCGATCAATATTTCGCCCCAAGAGTCCTTCGTCGGCCTGAAAACGATTGTGTCAGGATTCGGGCGTACTTCGGACG CGGTCCAATCGATCTCCACCATGCTAAAGTACGAGTATATGCGCATCATATCCAACGCCGAGTGCTCCACCGTGTACGGAGCGTCTATAATTCGAAACACAACACTCTGTGCGCTCGGTTTTGACCGTTCGAATCAGAACGTCTGCCAAGGCGATTCCGGTGGGCCCATGGTCTTGCAGCAAATCGACGGCAGCTGGGTCCAGATCGGCATTGTGTCGTTTGTATCGAGCCGAGGATGTAGTACCGGTGATCCCTCTGGATACATACGCACCGTCAACTACTTGGACTGGATCGCCAAAACTACAGCCCTTCGAACAGTCGGCTCAGTGGTGAAACACTGA
- the LOC131215392 gene encoding chymotrypsin-like produces the protein MPMLIAMRWFTDLLLLTGLAVCCAVATEVKTNPNLKIVNGFNAPNTPYNVYVLYLNSGNAGFYGGGSLISDRHVLTAAQNIQGFVRWELGLGSVFFSQLTTQVSTQATAHPSFNAQTRDNDIGFIVLPNPVVFTATIARIALPELNVNLPLENEEGNIVGFGFHTLHGDQRSDFLKIGYQRMIADTRCTATYVVTPPYHFCAEDITHRANVCNGDLGAGFVVLDRRVDTLVGIASLITDSCNAITPTGYIRVSYYRQWIRDNTGV, from the exons ATGCCGATG CTGATAGCTATGCGGTGGTTTACCGATTTACTACTACTTACTGGATTGGCCGTGTGCTGTGCCGTTGCAACCGAG GTTAAGACAAACCCAAACCTAAAGATAGTGAATGGATTTAACGCACCGAACACACCCTACAACGTATATGTGTTGTATCTGAATTCCGGCAATGCCGGATTCTATGGTGGTGGCTCCCTGATTTCCGATCGCCACGTGTTGACGGCAGCCCAGAACATTCAAGGATTCGTGCGATGGGAACTAGGACTTGGCAGTGTCTTTTTTTCACAGTTAACCACGCAAGTGTCGACGCAAGCAACCGCTCATCCATCCTTCAACGCTCAGACACGTGACAACGACATCGGTTTTATCGTCCTACCAAACCCAGTCGTCTTTACGGCAACCATAGCTCGGATCGCGCTTCCTGAGCTGAATGTCAATCTGCCTTTGGAAAACGAAGAAGGCAACATCGTTGGATTCGGGTTTCACACGCTTCACG GCGACCAACGGTCAGATTTCTTGAAGATTGGATATCAAAGGATGATTGCCGACACTCGCTGCACCGCAACGTACGTAGTGACGCCACCATATCACTTCTGTGCGGAGGACATTACACATCGCGCCAATGTGTGTAACGGGGACCTGGGTGCCGGGTTTGTTGTCCTGGATCGCCGTGTTGATACACTTGTCGGTATTGCATCGCTGATTACTGACTCGTGTAATGCTATAACTCCAACTGGGTACATCCGTGTATCTTATTATCGTCAATGGATTCGGGATAACACAGGTGTTTAA
- the LOC131215394 gene encoding collagenase-like translates to MQWPTKLLLLAGLALCCAYAAEVKTNRNPRIVNGSYAPTTPYNVYVLYLNSGNAGFFGGGSLISDRHVLTAAQNIQGFVRWEMGLGSTVFSQLSTIVSSQAIPHPSFNSVNRANDIGIIILPSPVAFTATVSPVTLPVLNRHTPYENEEGKIVGFGFNSVNGQVNADYLMLSYQRVIADTRCTGIFQITLPYHFCAEDTLYRSNICNGDLGGGFVILDQRVDTLVGIASLITASCDSQQPTGYTRISSYRQWIRDSTGV, encoded by the exons ATGCAGTGGCCTACcaaactactactactggcTGGACTGGCCCTGTGCTGTGCCTATGCAGCCGAG GTTAAGACAAACCGTAACCCCAGAATAGTGAATGGATCCTACGCCCCGACTACGCCGTACAACGTCTATGTGTTATATCTGAATTCCGGCAATGCCGGATTCTTTGGTGGTGGCTCCCTCATTTCCGATCGCCACGTGTTGACGGCAGCGCAGAACATTCAAGGATTCGTGCGATGGGAAATGGGACTAGGCAGTACCGTTTTCAGCCAGTTAAGCACGATTGTGTCTAGTCAGGCAATCCCGCATCCATCGTTCAATAGTGTGAATCGTGCCAACGATATCGGCATTATCATTCTACCTTCTCCAGTCGCCTTTACGGCGACCGTTTCTCCGGTTACACTTCCGGTTCTTAATCGCCATACACCCTACGAAAATGAGGAAGGCAAAATCGTCGGATTTGGATTCAACTCAGTTAATG GGCAAGTTAACGCAGATTACTTGATGCTCTCATATCAAAGAGTGATTGCTGATACTCGGTGTACCGGAATCTTTCAAATAACGCTGCCATATCATTTCTGTGCGGAGGATACCCTGTATCGCTCGAACATCTGCAATGGCGATCTTGGAGGTGGATTCGTTATTCTGGATCAACGCGTCGACACACTGGTCGGTATTGCCTCGCTTATTACTGCATCGTGTGATTCGCAGCAACCCACTGGCTACACGCGTATTTCTTCGTACCGTCAATGGATCCGGGACAGCACTGGGGTTTAG